Genomic DNA from Halorussus rarus:
TCTAAAACAAGTATCCCATCATCAGGTCTCACCCGAATCAAACGCAACTCGGCAAAGCTGAGCCTCCGCTTGTCAGCGGTGAACGAATCCACATTATCAGGAGTATCGACCCGGATGCGATCTCGCTTAATGAAACGCCGGATTATCAGATGAGACGGCAGTGATGGTAATTAGCACTCGGAGATCTATGGTGCTCGCAGTCAGATCGGGTGCCGAGTCGGTGTCACCCCCGCGTCAGAGAATGAGAGTTCTGTCACAAACCCGTCGTGATCACGGTACGCTGGCCCGACACGTGCTGCTGGTCCCGTGTACAACACTGGTGTTCCGTCCATCGCCTCGAACGAGTACCCAGTCTCGAAGTCATCGCCGCGCGGCCGATGCTCATCACCCACTAGCACACAGTCGAACGAGACGCGTGACTGCGCGAGCAACTCATCGAGATCAACATCTGCAGTCGAACTGTCCCGGTACGGCGTCACCCCATCGTGTAGACACAGCACATTCGGCCCCGGCGACGCCGCGCCGAACGCAATCTCCGACGGACGCCACCCAAGCGACTCGTAGGTCCCGACGTCATCGATTCCAACGTTCTCCGCCGAGACCCCGTACGCGTCAAGCGGCCCGCCAGCAACCGGCGTCGGATTAGTCGAGAGTTCAATCAGGTACTCGTTCCGCACTTGGTCTTTCATCCACGCAATCCCATCCACAGAATTCGAATAGAACGGATTCGCTGCGTTGTGGTCGTGCGTCCCGAGAATACAGTACACCGGGATACCACAGAGCGTCAAATCACGCAAACTCGACTCTGCAGCATCAAGCGTCACCGCATCCACCTCGTGATCCAGCAAATCACCAGTGTGAATCACCGCATCAACGTCCCGCTCCATCGCAATCGTTCGAATCCGCCGCATCGTGTCCCGACTATTAATCTCCTCAATCCACGACACCGTCTTCCCACTCCCCGTCTCCGCACGATTCTCGTACCCGAGATGCGCATCACTCACAAACAGGACCGTCGTCTCAGCGCCAATCCCTCCGCGTCCCGTGTTCTCTCGTGCCTGGCGAACCCGCTCCGGGTCGAGCAGCATCTCCACACCATCACCGGGTTGATCAGCTGCCGGTTCAGCTGGGAATTCCGCCAACAGCGAGATCGCCCAATCAACCTCCCCCGTCGAGACTTGTACTGGAAGCACTTCTCCTGACTCCGGTGCAACAGGCAACCTTGCACCCGCGGGTACATACCGACGATCCTCCTCTCGCGGCTTTGCCACCGTGATCGCCGAGAACTCCGTCACCCGATCACCATTCCCATGTCGCCGCGCGTAGTCCTTCCGCTTCCCAAAATTTCGCTCCTTCTGCTGAGCGCCGTAACAAGACGCCTCATTAGCCAACAACTCATCACCGTACAGCACAGACCGCAACGCCAATTTCCACTCCGAATCGGCCCCAGAAGGCAGCGAACCATACAGGACCGAGAGAGAATCGTACAGCTCAGTCAACTCATTCCCAGTACCCATCGTACACACTATCCCAATCCTGTCGGGCGATATTAAACCCGTGATGTACGGCACGTACCGTTTGCTCTTCAGAAAACGAAAGGCGTTGGTTCTAAGCCACCACCTCTTCTGGATGTATATATGACTTCAACTGATCTCGTCGATGGGTTCGTCTCGACTAAAGAAACTCTCAGTGACGCAGGTATTGATGACGAGTTCTTTCTTGACCTGATCGCCGCACGTCTGTTGATAGAGCGCGTGGGCGAGTCGAATAACCAAGGTTGGTGGGACTCACGAGTTCTGTCCGAGACTGGGCGGGCACGACTCGAAGAAGTAACGCCGAAAACACAACTCCAATCTCGAATCACCCTCGCATCGAAAGTCGGCCGGAAAGCAGAAGCAGACCGTCTTCCAGCAGATTCCATCTGTCTGTTCTCGTTCGGCCCACAAGTGGAATCACGTCTCTCGGCAGCCCTTGAAGACATCGATGCTGTCGACGACAATCCTCTAGAGGAACTTGAGAATGTCTCTGTGCAATCACTGGATGAAGGGTGGACGGACCGAATCATCGATGAAACTGGATCAAATATCACAGCGGAGTCTACCACGCTCACCGAGCCAGGAACCGGTGGTTCATTCCAGATCGAGGAAGATGGGTACACACAGTCCGAAATTGAACCAGAGAAATGGCGGCTGCTGGTCACCCTTCTACAAGGGTACGGACAGAACACTGATCGCCTCCGTGTACCGTACTACCCCCTCAAGTCAGAGCTTAAATCCGAAAACGCGTGAGATATTCATATGAGTAACGAGCATATCGAGCCGGGAGATGGCAAGGAAACAGATGCAGCGGCGAGTCTCGACCCGAAAATCGCCCACCACAGTACGTATATCGACGAAACCAAGACAATTCTCAGTACCTACGCTGAATGCGAATCCTACGAAGAGCTGGAGCGCCAAGTCGTAGAGGGGAACATCCTAAACAAGAACACGGACGAATACCGGACAAATATTCTCCGGGAAGTAACGCGTCGCCATCTCCCTGACAAGGAGGAGTACACGGAAACCCCGCTGATGCAGGTGGTGACTGCGGCCGTTCGTAGTGACGTGGTGGACTGGTGTCTTTATTACGAATTCGCCCAAGACCCGTTTATTCGACTCGTTACAACTGATTTCCTCTATCCAGAATTTGAGCGTGGAACGCTCGCAGTCCAAGCTGTCGACATCGTTGAATTCATCGAATCGATTCAAGAGAACTACGCGGATCTGCGAGAACGTTCAGAATCAACGATCAACGAGGCCGCTACCAAATATCTCACCTCCCTCCGTAACTTTGGCCTCCTAGAGGGAACCCAACGGAAGGAATTCGCAGTCACATACATCCCGGATGAAACCATCGCCTATGTAGTGTATCGGCTCTTCCAGAAAGGCGCAAACTCCGCGTCGGAAATCATCGATCACGAAGACTGGAAGTTGTTCCTCATGAATGAGTCAGAGGTGCAGCGACGGATTCGGGATATCTCCCCGCAATACGTAACCTACGAGAAACGTGGCTCTACAGAACGACTCGTCAAAAAGTACGATAGTATGGAGAACCTCATCAATGCCTTCTGACTTTCAGGAACGGCTCGAAGAGGTCGAACGGCTCGTTCGAGATGACCGGGACGAAGTCGGGAAGCGGGCAGGAGTACCCTTTATTGTATTCACATACGACCCGGCTGACGAGATCGAGGTCGATGAGGAAGTCCGGAATCTCATCGATAAACTAGAGTACCATAATCAGAATGTCGCGGGAATCGATATGCGTGAACTAGTCCTTTCAACCCTCGAAGACCGTGGAATTCTGGACAGAGTTGCCGATCTCGAACGAAGAGATAGAGACCAGCTACTTGATGGGCTGAAATCATCTCTATTGGACGGCGGAGAGATGGGAAAACTGGCGTCTGCGATTGCAGAACAGGCAGAGAAAGCTGACACCGTCATTGTCTACCGAATGGGTATTCTCTACCCGTTCGCTAGCGCCTCCACTCTGATGGGGCAATTAGAAACGAACACGCCGGACGATACGCCAATCGTATTCTGTTATCCGGCGAAAGTAGATGACAAGAGCTTAAGATTCCTCGATGAATCTGAAGGAACATATTACCGCGCAAGAGTGATCGGACATGAGTGACACTACCACATCACACCAGATACACGAAATATTCTACCGGCCGATCAACCGAAAGATCGACCGCGTCGTCAAAGTCGACAACGACGACCCAAGCGTCGTCAAAAAAGAACTCGAAGAGTACATCCTCACACCGCAGCTTGAACGGCACTTCTCGGAGGCCCTAGAGGCCGTCATCGACACTGAACACGCACAGACGGAAGACGTCGGTATGTGGGTTTCCGGCTTCTTCGGCTCCGGGAAGAGCCACTTCATGAAGATTCTCGGACACGTCTTGGAAAACCGCGAATTCGATGATACCCAGGCAGCCGATATGTTCCGAGATCGAATCGAGAACAACGAGATGCTCGACGGCGCGGTCGGCTCCGTAACTCAGAAATTCGACTCCGAGGTGTTGATGTTCCAAATCGGGGCAAAAGCCGATGCATCCGGTAGCGAGTCGATCACGGAGATCATTCACCGGGAATTCAACATCTCACGTGGCTACGCGTCGATGCCCTGGGTTGCCCAGATGGAACAAGAACTCGAATCCCGAGACGTCTACGATGACTTCGTGGATGCTATCGAGAAAAACACCGGGAAAGACTGGGCCGAGGTGCGCAACGAGGCTATGTTCGTCCGGCCGGATATGAAGAAAGCACTCGTCGAAACCGGCGAGTACAGTAGTGAGGATGAAGCTGGCCGAGCAATT
This window encodes:
- a CDS encoding metallophosphoesterase, which gives rise to MPYITGLISPDRIGIVCTMGTGNELTELYDSLSVLYGSLPSGADSEWKLALRSVLYGDELLANEASCYGAQQKERNFGKRKDYARRHGNGDRVTEFSAITVAKPREEDRRYVPAGARLPVAPESGEVLPVQVSTGEVDWAISLLAEFPAEPAADQPGDGVEMLLDPERVRQARENTGRGGIGAETTVLFVSDAHLGYENRAETGSGKTVSWIEEINSRDTMRRIRTIAMERDVDAVIHTGDLLDHEVDAVTLDAAESSLRDLTLCGIPVYCILGTHDHNAANPFYSNSVDGIAWMKDQVRNEYLIELSTNPTPVAGGPLDAYGVSAENVGIDDVGTYESLGWRPSEIAFGAASPGPNVLCLHDGVTPYRDSSTADVDLDELLAQSRVSFDCVLVGDEHRPRGDDFETGYSFEAMDGTPVLYTGPAARVGPAYRDHDGFVTELSFSDAGVTPTRHPI
- a CDS encoding BrxE family protein; protein product: MTSTDLVDGFVSTKETLSDAGIDDEFFLDLIAARLLIERVGESNNQGWWDSRVLSETGRARLEEVTPKTQLQSRITLASKVGRKAEADRLPADSICLFSFGPQVESRLSAALEDIDAVDDNPLEELENVSVQSLDEGWTDRIIDETGSNITAESTTLTEPGTGGSFQIEEDGYTQSEIEPEKWRLLVTLLQGYGQNTDRLRVPYYPLKSELKSENA
- a CDS encoding BrxA family protein; this encodes MSNEHIEPGDGKETDAAASLDPKIAHHSTYIDETKTILSTYAECESYEELERQVVEGNILNKNTDEYRTNILREVTRRHLPDKEEYTETPLMQVVTAAVRSDVVDWCLYYEFAQDPFIRLVTTDFLYPEFERGTLAVQAVDIVEFIESIQENYADLRERSESTINEAATKYLTSLRNFGLLEGTQRKEFAVTYIPDETIAYVVYRLFQKGANSASEIIDHEDWKLFLMNESEVQRRIRDISPQYVTYEKRGSTERLVKKYDSMENLINAF
- a CDS encoding BREX protein BrxB domain-containing protein, encoding MPSDFQERLEEVERLVRDDRDEVGKRAGVPFIVFTYDPADEIEVDEEVRNLIDKLEYHNQNVAGIDMRELVLSTLEDRGILDRVADLERRDRDQLLDGLKSSLLDGGEMGKLASAIAEQAEKADTVIVYRMGILYPFASASTLMGQLETNTPDDTPIVFCYPAKVDDKSLRFLDESEGTYYRARVIGHE